In one Liolophura sinensis isolate JHLJ2023 chromosome 11, CUHK_Ljap_v2, whole genome shotgun sequence genomic region, the following are encoded:
- the LOC135477968 gene encoding retinol dehydrogenase 7-like: MEMIILMIVIVIVCILVYSYRRRQKISDFPNRHVFVTGCDSGFGNLLAIRLDEMGFHVYAGCLTKNGEEDLRKKTSSRLVTVPLDISNEKSIEEALKLVRERLPTGKGLWGLVNNAGILDSIGMAEWLRKEDYKRTLEVNFFGTVEMTRMFLPLIRQARGRVINMSSIVASVPFPLVLPYCISKHAVEVFSDVLRVETQLYGVTVHLIKPDGFSTNMNNKNWQTDLLEVVFNRADEDVKALYGDDYPARLLEAFSRPGVSDKIYLVVDAYVDALVSMYPRDRYLVGSIGTIVRRILPWAMPTWLQKYYVSGFLPKLAAHRRSDH, encoded by the exons ATGGAGATGATAATACTAATGATCGTGATTGTCATTGTATGCATTCTAGTCTACTCATACAGACGCCGACAAAAAATCTCTGACTTTCCCAACCGACATGTTTTTGTTACCGGATGTGACTCTGGATTCGGTAACCTTCTCGCGATTCGACTGGATGAAATGGGATTTCACGTGTACGCGGGATGTCTGACGAAAAACGGAGAAGAAGATCTCCGGAAGAAAACGTCTAGCCGACTGGTTACCGTTCCACTTGATATATCCAATGAGAAGAGTATAGAAGAAGCCCTCAAACTTGTTCGTGAGCGTCTGCCAACGGGAAAAG GGTTGTGGGGACTGGTGAACAACGCTGGCATCCTGGACAGTATTGGCATGGCTGAATGGCTTAGGAAGGAAGATTACAAGAGGACACTGGAGGTGAATTTTTTCGGCACTGTAGAGATGACCCGGATGTTCTTGCCGCTGATCCGCCAGGCAAGAGGGCGGGTCATCAACATGTCCAGTATCGTAGCATCTGTTCCTTTCCCCCTTGTACTGCCCTATTGCATCTCCAAACACGCTGTGGAGGTTTTTTCAGATGTTCTAAG AGTCGAAACTCAGTTGTACGGTGTCACAGTACATTTGATAAAGCCGGATGGGTTCAGTACCAACATGAACAATAAGAATTGGCAGACAGATTTACTTGAAGTAGTGTTCAACCGAGCGGACGAGGACGTGAAGGCGCTGTATGGGGACGACTATCCTGCAAGAT TGTTGGAGGCGTTTAGTAGACCAGGTGTCTCTGACAAGATCTATCTAGTGGTGGATGCGTATGTAGATGCCTTAGTGTCAATGTACCCCCGGGACCGATACCTGGTCGGATCGATAGGGACCATCGTCCGGAGGATTTTACCTTGGGCAATGCCTACATGGCTTCAGAAGTATTATGTCTCTGGATTTCTACCCAAGCTAGCTGCGCACAGGAGATCGGATCACTGA